In Deltaproteobacteria bacterium, one genomic interval encodes:
- a CDS encoding 30S ribosomal protein S12, protein MPTINQLVRKGRKKVKKKGTAPALRSCPQKRGVCVRVYTSTPKKPNSALRKVARVRLTNGMEVTSYIPGEGHNLQEHSVVLIRGGRVKDLPGVRYHIIRGTLDATGVANRKQGRSKYGAKRPK, encoded by the coding sequence ATGCCTACGATTAACCAGCTCGTCCGCAAGGGGCGCAAGAAAGTCAAGAAGAAGGGCACCGCACCGGCGCTGCGATCGTGTCCGCAAAAGCGCGGCGTGTGCGTGCGCGTCTACACCTCCACGCCCAAGAAGCCGAACTCCGCGTTGCGGAAGGTCGCGCGCGTGCGGCTCACGAATGGGATGGAGGTGACGAGCTACATTCCGGGCGAAGGACACAACCTGCAAGAGCACTCGGTCGTGTTGATCCGCGGCGGCCGCGTCAAGGATCTTCCGGGTGTGCGCTACCACATCATCCGCGGCACGCTCGACGCGACCGGCGTTGCGAATCGCAAGCAGGGCCGTTCCAAGTACGGCGCGAAACGGCCCAAGTAG
- a CDS encoding 30S ribosomal protein S7 produces the protein MPRKGEVPKRKVLPDPKYTDAPMEVRRRLTKFINVVMKDGKKSIAESIVYGAFDRVAEQAKDDPIKVWERALANVKPRVEVKSRRVGGSTYQVPVDVRPDRSQALGMRWLVSYARQRGEKTMVLRLANEILDAAQNRGAAVKKREDVHKMAEANKAFAHYRW, from the coding sequence ATGCCGCGCAAAGGTGAAGTTCCCAAGCGGAAGGTCCTGCCCGACCCGAAATACACCGACGCTCCGATGGAGGTGCGTCGCCGCCTGACGAAGTTCATCAACGTCGTCATGAAGGACGGCAAGAAGTCGATCGCCGAGTCGATCGTCTACGGGGCGTTCGACCGGGTCGCCGAGCAGGCCAAAGACGACCCGATCAAGGTGTGGGAGCGCGCGCTCGCCAACGTCAAACCGCGCGTCGAGGTCAAATCGCGCCGCGTCGGTGGCTCCACGTACCAGGTCCCGGTCGATGTGCGCCCCGACCGGTCGCAGGCGCTCGGCATGCGCTGGCTGGTGAGCTACGCGCGCCAGCGCGGCGAAAAGACCATGGTCCTGCGCCTGGCCAACGAGATCCTCGACGCGGCGCAAAATCGCGGCGCCGCGGTCAAGAAGCGCGAAGACGTCCACAAGATGGCGGAGGCCAACAAGGCGTTCGCCCACTACCGCTGGTAG